Genomic window (Tribolium castaneum strain GA2 chromosome 2, icTriCast1.1, whole genome shotgun sequence):
AAACCAATTGCGGCCACGGGTCGCAAAAACCTTAGCCTCCTAAGGATTCAAGAGGAAGAAAACTTCTCCGATATGGAGGAGGAGGAGGCTGAAGCCGTGGCGCAACCGGCGGAACCGGAAAAAATTGAGGAATTGAGGAACCAGTTTGAAGAGGCGGCTGGGGGGATGCGAGAAGAAATTAGTGCTCTAAAACGTGAAATAGAGGAAAAGCTAATGCTTTTAAAGCGGAATAGAGCAAACGGTGAAAAGCTCATTAAAACTCTTCAATCAAATATTGAACATATAAAAAAACCCAGGAGGAGGTGACTTCAATATTAATAGCCCAAGAGAAGGAACGAAAATATTAcgaaaacatattaaaaaatttgtaaaattattgtattattattagttatagtttgtaaatatttttagttagtaaattgtaaatttgtaaataggtatatatttttgttagtttagttttttatttattaggtaTTAGTGTTAGGaatagcattttttaatttttatttttttttaataaatagtaGTATATCTTCAACAACAACGAACAATGTaagtttctaaaaataaatttaattaatcttctACAATGTAGCCATCAAaaaagatattatttttgtaatataatTATACATATAACTCAGatgaatgtatttttaatttttatattttttctagcaAATCGCCTCGTCCTCCAGAACTGCAACTGGCGAAGCGGCGATTACAACGTACTACCACAGAAAAtgtaagttataaaaatttaaattgtaattatattttattttattttattttataaaccaacaaaaacatttgatttttaataaaagtttgctgATAACTCCAATggatatatatattttttctttttttgcagGGTTTAATTACCATCAACTTGCTGACGCTAGTTTACCCTCTGGACACTCCAGCAAATCAGCCagaatttgaagaattttttaattctggatGCTGGAGTGACTGGAATAGTCAGCTAGAGTTGGATCAAGTGTCCCATGTGAGCGAGGACATGGAGGAAAACTCTGAGCGTAACATGGAACAGAACATGAAAGAGCAGATGGATAAGAACATggaaattaaaagaatttctAATAAACTTATCAGACCGTTAAGCAGGTCAAGAGGAGTGAAGGACCTCAGTCTCCTGAGGGAACCCTTCATTGAGGACGTTTCTGAGGAAGAAGCCACCCAACCTGAAATGAGGTTGCAACAAATGGTGAAAGAAGTTGCAATCTCAATTAACGGAGAACGTATAGAAGAAGAAATTCGGGCCCTCAAGAGAAAAATCACTGACAAAGCGGAAGCGCTCAAAAGGAACCGCAGCTTCGGGGAGGACCTTTTGAGGAACCTCGAAGAAGAAGAGGCAGAAATTCGGTCTAATATGGAGCGCCAAATTTCATTTGTGAGAAGAAGGCgtcaaaatattcaaaatattttagataGCCAGAAAAAGGAAGaactgttgaaaaatattttaatttaatttttattattattattattcttttttgtttatattttttgtttatctgtttttaattagtttttataataaataatagttagTATATCTGCCTTTTATTTTCACACCACAGGTTCAGTGACTGAAAGGTGATACAGTTGCGTACTACAAGAGGTAATTGAAACTCAGATCGTTGCATTCAGAAACGTTCACAAACACAGGGACCTAGAatacatataaaaattaaaaacctttaCATTACGCTTTAGTTGCTGGTTGTTCATCATCATGCGAGTAATTTTGATATCGGATTACACCGATATCAAACACCACCGGACATCAGGAAGGATGAACAGCGTAATTTTTCTACTAGTTTTGAAGTATGTTGCGCAACATGAGAGACCGTCCAAAGAACACCCAACGTTGATTATATTAGATAATCACAAAAGCCATTTAAGTATTCCTGCTTTAGATTTTGCTAAAGATAACggaataattcttttaacTCTACCACCTCACTGTAGTCTAATAAGCCACAACTTTTAGATGTGGCTTTTtctaccattttttaaaaaatttacaacacaGCTGGTGATCGATACATGGTTAATCATCCACGAAAAACTATCACAATATACGACATCGGTGGTCTTGTTGGAGACGCCTTGTTACAATCgttcactccaaaaaatatttgtagtgGATTCAGGGCAACAGGCATCGAACCATTCAATGACAACATTTTTTCTGACGAAGATTTTTTATCTTCATTCGTTACGGATAGACCAAATCCCGAACCCCATTTACCAGCGAGCCAAGAACCTCAGTCTTTTTGCTCACAAGAGGCTTTACCTTCGGGGTCGATAAAGGAGTCCACAGCCGGTTGTTCAACTGACGAATCGCACTACTCTTGCTCGCAACGTCTCTTTCTGGGacgtcaaaattaataactcctGAACAAAAGCTGCCCCAATAAAAACTTCAATTAAGCGTAAAAAGggaaaatctttaatttttacaagcaCCCCGTTAAAAAAGATTTAGAAGCCGAAGCCAAGAGTCGAGAAGAAAAATTGACCAGAAAAGTCGAAAGAAAACTTAAAGTGGCTAAAAGCTGACAAGAAGCGAATTTTTGAATCCAGTTCCTCCTCTAGCGACGAAGTAAATTATCAAGAAAGTTCGGATTCCCCAGAAGAGTTTGatgatgataataataataatgatacgGTACCGCCTGAAATTCAGAATATACAGGGCTTTCATTTTAAAAGGAGCCGTCTCAATTTGAACTTTTGTCAATGAGCAAAtctatttttaagcaaaaacagGTCGATTAGGATCGCGAGGGGGAAGTTCAAAACCAACATTAGTTACATTGTAGTTTTCATCCCTTAATCACTAGCCACccctactttaaaattttaaatagcaccccctactttttcaaacattttcggTCAGAGAAAAAATTTGCGTATGTAACTGacaaagaaaaacattttttggcGATTCGTCTAGTTAAGGGTgggtaaatttttgaaaattttaatcgtaATAGGCCATGATTTGAAGCCAAtttaatctaaataaaaaaattgtatcatATAGGTGAAGTGTATGCAATAGTCAACAATGAATCATTTGATAAAATGTCACGTCATGAAGCTGAGGTATTAGCATACAAATTagctgattaaaaatttttgtgctGCTTAATACTATGGAATCATATTTTAACTCAAATAAATGTGGAAAGTAAGATATTACAATATATTGAAATGGACATTGGCACCGCAATATCAGTGCTAGAAAgtacactaaaaaaattacgaacaaGTAGGaccgataatttttttgaaaatatattagCGTACGCGTTGTTTGGCGACAATTTCAATTGAATATGAAATCGCTGAAAAATTGGACTACAAAGAATTTGTGAGAGACTTTGCGTCTACGAAAGtgcgaaaaaataatttttaaacttttgtgACTATATAAAGTTagtgaaaaaaacaaaattccaaGTGCCGGCCCTGTCCAGACAACGCTTGGCTGTGGTTTGCACGAGCATATGAAGTACCTCGATTGATCTATCTATATTTGctagtggaggaaaaactgTAGATGGATAAGTATGTTAGGGAATTATTGAATGTTTTACAGCAAACAAATCGAATATACATTAATTTCAAGATGAGTAACATTGTAACAAAACAAACTAAacagtttaaattttatttttttgagttgttAAGAAATAGTTCAAGAACTTTTACCCTACACATTTGTTGTCTGGGTTTTTTAGCTTTAAAGCAGTTTTGGAAACACCGAAAAAAAAGAAGCAGATAAAACTCAGCGGTCTTAATGcacaaaatttgcttgtaACCCATGCACCGACTGATCCAAATCTCCGAGAGCAGGTATTTCCTCGAATGAGAGCGGATGGAATCTCACTGACTGCAAAAAAAGATGACCTGATATGTGCGTTTGCTGCTAGATTTTTAAAAGTACATcgcgaaaaacattttataaatgttACAATCATGCAAAATGCGTGAACTAGGAGATTACTGTTAGAAGCTAGAaaactcaataaaaatatcagtACACTTGTGGACGCTTTAAAACCACTATGATGTATAGGTTCAAGCTACCAAGATTGTAGCAGGATATGACCAGTCAACAGAGTTCTATCAGTCTCCGTTACATGGAGACAACTCTTAAACAATGTTGTGATGTTGTGAAATTGCTATGGTTACAAATAGTGATTAttagagttcctatattgggagagttgggacactgaatgtcaattttcgaaattttgtttcatatacgtAGGTTgtaatgtgtaaaaaaacaaattgggatagaaatcagtggtgttacGCTTGAAATGTGGCgcaaagtcaaataaatttgtcaaaaaatgtttctatttttcgtcgactaactgcgtttagaaatggtttagactggcagtcgtcgtcaattcactgttttttcatatgaactccaaattttaaaagagatttctttgcaagtacaattattttacgtctaaactcttcatcataaacatttttatcttaactttaagaaatggtaatcatcgatgaaagagagagaaattgaacctttcttgtcaagttttacgtttattattaacaaacatttggaaaagtgtattgtctaaataatgttatgtacaaaatctatgagattttgggaatttgtctatacatttataaaatacgtaggtacttgaaccca
Coding sequences:
- the LOC100141865 gene encoding uncharacterized protein LOC100141865 translates to MCKQASLHRHRKRQIIELVTPAYVGTPAGQEEFEELLLAVGGDWEELFNLGAENDQREEDNHPKIVVHSDKVIKPIAATGRKNLSLLRIQEEENFSDMEEEEAEAVAQPAEPEKIEELRNQFEEAAGGMREEISALKREIEEKLMLLKRNRANGEKLIKTLQSNIEHIKKPRRR